The following are encoded together in the Bacillus sp. V2I10 genome:
- the nadA gene encoding quinolinate synthase NadA, translating into MLQFETNEKMPHHYKELSEEEMIGRVKRIKEKLGRRLLIPGHHYQKDEVIQFADITGDSLQLAQAAAENKEAEYIVFCGVHFMAETADMLTSEGQNVLLPDMRAGCSMADMADIEQTERAWTKLQAMYGDTVLPLTYVNSTAAIKAFVGKNGGATVTSSNAEKMLRWSFEQKQRILFLPDQHLGRNTAFNLGVPLDKMAIWNPMTNELEYEGNPEDVIVILWKGHCSVHEKFTVKNIDDLRHSKPDMKIIVHPECSREVVAASDLAGSTKYIIDTIETAPAGSKWAIGTEMNLVKRIIDQHPDKEIVSLNPFMCPCLTMNRIDLPHLLWSLEGLEEGKIINQIKVDPKTTEHAVLALERMLAHV; encoded by the coding sequence ATGCTTCAATTTGAGACAAATGAAAAAATGCCGCATCATTATAAAGAACTTTCAGAAGAGGAAATGATTGGCAGGGTAAAACGGATAAAAGAAAAGCTTGGCCGCCGTTTGCTGATACCTGGCCATCATTATCAAAAAGATGAGGTTATTCAGTTTGCTGATATAACCGGGGATTCCCTGCAGCTTGCACAGGCTGCGGCAGAAAATAAAGAGGCAGAATACATTGTTTTTTGCGGAGTGCATTTTATGGCCGAAACAGCAGACATGCTCACGAGTGAAGGTCAAAATGTGCTGCTGCCGGATATGAGAGCAGGTTGCTCAATGGCTGACATGGCAGATATAGAGCAGACTGAGCGGGCATGGACAAAGCTTCAGGCAATGTATGGGGATACAGTTCTGCCTTTGACTTATGTAAATTCTACAGCGGCCATTAAAGCATTTGTCGGAAAAAATGGCGGTGCAACCGTCACTTCCTCAAATGCAGAAAAAATGCTGCGCTGGTCCTTTGAACAGAAACAGCGAATCTTATTTTTGCCTGATCAGCATTTAGGCAGAAATACGGCTTTTAACTTAGGTGTTCCTCTTGATAAAATGGCGATTTGGAATCCAATGACAAACGAGCTTGAATATGAAGGAAATCCAGAGGATGTTATCGTGATCTTATGGAAAGGCCATTGTTCAGTTCATGAAAAATTCACAGTGAAAAATATAGATGATTTACGCCATTCCAAGCCTGATATGAAAATCATCGTCCATCCGGAATGCAGCAGAGAAGTTGTGGCTGCAAGTGATCTGGCAGGATCTACAAAATATATAATCGACACGATTGAAACAGCTCCTGCAGGAAGCAAATGGGCTATCGGAACGGAAATGAACCTTGTCAAACGGATCATTGATCAGCATCCGGACAAAGAAATTGTATCGCTAAATCCATTTATGTGTCCATGTTTAACGATGAACAGAATTGATCTTCCGCATTTATTATGGTCGCTCGAAGGACTTGAAGAAGGAAAGATTATCAATCAAATAAAAGTTGATCCAAAAACAACAGAGCATGCTGTCCTTGCTTTAGAGCGCATGCTTGCACACGTATAA
- a CDS encoding intercompartmental signaling factor BofC, which produces MMSSHRLLIVAFACVIVTSFFIIPSFHQDESSASENKAEKKNEVYEVSGPLTVTVVLERIYLDGEISEEVKTETILAMEDFWAKYEGWQLIDQDDNQIIFQKEMDDISPLLKANGYFGISSEGVFSIFNGRPDDASEIIQSFFQIDVRKLETRKHDELRQGIRIQSKDQYLEVIQSYKAYSSPADVK; this is translated from the coding sequence ATGATGTCGTCTCATCGTTTACTGATTGTTGCCTTTGCCTGCGTCATAGTCACATCGTTTTTCATCATTCCTTCTTTCCATCAGGATGAATCCAGTGCATCAGAGAATAAGGCGGAAAAGAAAAATGAAGTCTATGAGGTAAGCGGTCCGCTGACCGTTACAGTGGTGCTCGAACGAATCTATTTGGATGGGGAAATCAGTGAAGAAGTGAAAACAGAAACCATCTTGGCAATGGAAGATTTCTGGGCAAAATATGAAGGTTGGCAATTAATTGATCAGGACGATAATCAGATCATTTTTCAAAAAGAAATGGATGATATCTCCCCTTTACTAAAAGCAAACGGGTATTTCGGCATTTCATCGGAAGGTGTTTTTTCTATTTTTAATGGAAGGCCTGACGATGCTTCGGAAATTATTCAGTCATTCTTTCAGATTGATGTCAGAAAACTTGAAACACGAAAGCATGATGAATTAAGGCAGGGAATCCGCATACAATCAAAGGATCAATACTTAGAGGTCATTCAGTCATATAAAGCATATTCTTCACCCGCAGATGTGAAATAA
- a CDS encoding YhcN/YlaJ family sporulation lipoprotein, whose product MRHKVTAFAAIAIAATGLAGCNNNEGALDTRYDDSTRPIGYYSDEHRNDNDGVDNVDNDGPFTEMMEGDMNDNYFTKVNDRDDAFHNGRMDNPTAPLSNEDGMLEKNNRFSRTDENYHGQVKQVNYYSDKEEAIAKNVSEKAADVKEVDDVRTVVNGDQVLVAIDTDDKNDEDVKNAVKNAVRSAAKGKEIQVVTDEGTFTRVRTINDNIENGQPKKTIDTDIRDLFDDMGNVMREPFQQAR is encoded by the coding sequence TTGAGGCATAAAGTTACTGCATTTGCTGCAATTGCTATAGCTGCAACTGGACTTGCAGGGTGCAACAATAATGAAGGCGCACTTGACACAAGATATGATGATTCCACAAGACCAATCGGTTATTATTCAGATGAGCACCGCAACGATAACGATGGCGTGGATAACGTGGATAACGATGGACCATTTACAGAAATGATGGAAGGCGACATGAATGATAATTACTTCACAAAAGTAAATGATCGCGATGATGCTTTTCATAATGGAAGAATGGATAATCCGACCGCCCCGCTTTCTAATGAAGACGGCATGCTTGAAAAAAATAACCGTTTCAGCAGAACAGATGAGAACTATCATGGCCAAGTAAAGCAAGTTAATTATTACAGCGACAAAGAAGAAGCCATTGCTAAAAATGTTTCTGAAAAAGCTGCAGATGTCAAAGAAGTGGATGATGTCCGCACTGTTGTAAATGGAGATCAGGTGCTCGTGGCGATTGACACAGATGATAAAAACGACGAAGATGTTAAAAATGCCGTTAAAAATGCTGTGCGTTCAGCTGCAAAGGGAAAAGAAATTCAGGTTGTCACAGATGAAGGAACCTTTACTCGCGTCAGAACAATTAATGACAATATTGAGAACGGACAGCCGAAAAAAACAATTGATACCGATATCAGGGATCTTTTCGATGATATGGGCAATGTGATGAGAGAACCATTTCAACAGGCCAGATAA
- the safA gene encoding SafA/ExsA family spore coat assembly protein, giving the protein MKIHIVQKGDTLWKIAKKYGVDFEELKKMNSQLSNPDLIMPGMKIKVPSSGVPVKNETKVSFSGKKEMPKSEHPFAKEKPKQVMEVTDTKPKEMPKSEHPFAKEKPKQVMEVTETKPKEVPKEKPSVPYVPPVPDIKQPAYPELDINNYYMLNMAMMPQAPQPQLPPKPSNVLPEMMKPAEKPAHKPAEKPKSVSPAKKEEATKDMENKPSMLQQGVMGAYEGGHGPQGFPGGQGGVPNQNQGAVAGAQDQAPEGPGPGADDCYPVSPVMPGTGFGSGFGGPGFGGPGFGGPGFGGPGFGGPQMQPHGMPNQQAPFGGMPQQPYQPFDDDDDDDDVMGAYMPQQQMHMPYGQQGYGGPGYGGPGFGGPGYGGPGFGGPGFWGPGYGGPGGYPPGCYPVSPPMPGYGFPPMPGYGFPPQVQGAFSGGPNMPHGVAGAWDQGMNNQPPAVSPAMDKEDCGCGGPGQGFGGHQGYGGMPGQFGQGGQYGGMPGQFGQGGQYGGMPGQFGQGGQYGGMPEQFGQGDQFGGMPKQFGQGGQFGGMPGQFGQGGQFGGMPGQSDQGGQFGQDSQFGMPRFDDEDDD; this is encoded by the coding sequence TTGAAAATCCACATTGTTCAAAAAGGCGATACGCTTTGGAAAATTGCCAAAAAATATGGGGTAGATTTTGAAGAATTGAAAAAAATGAACTCCCAGCTAAGCAACCCTGACTTAATCATGCCTGGTATGAAAATAAAAGTTCCAAGCAGCGGAGTTCCTGTTAAAAATGAAACAAAAGTTAGCTTTTCAGGGAAAAAGGAAATGCCGAAATCTGAGCATCCTTTTGCAAAAGAAAAACCTAAACAAGTGATGGAAGTCACAGACACCAAACCGAAGGAAATGCCGAAATCTGAGCATCCTTTTGCAAAAGAAAAACCTAAACAAGTGATGGAAGTCACAGAAACCAAACCAAAGGAAGTGCCGAAAGAAAAGCCATCGGTGCCATATGTTCCGCCAGTGCCGGACATTAAACAGCCAGCATATCCAGAGCTTGATATTAATAACTACTATATGCTGAATATGGCGATGATGCCGCAGGCTCCACAGCCGCAGCTTCCGCCAAAGCCATCTAATGTTCTGCCGGAGATGATGAAGCCGGCTGAAAAGCCAGCCCACAAACCGGCTGAAAAGCCAAAATCTGTTTCACCTGCTAAGAAAGAGGAGGCTACAAAGGATATGGAAAACAAGCCGAGCATGCTGCAGCAAGGAGTGATGGGGGCTTATGAAGGCGGTCACGGACCACAAGGATTTCCCGGTGGCCAAGGCGGGGTTCCGAATCAGAACCAGGGTGCTGTAGCCGGTGCGCAGGATCAGGCACCTGAAGGTCCAGGTCCCGGCGCAGATGATTGTTACCCTGTTTCACCAGTCATGCCAGGTACTGGATTCGGATCAGGGTTCGGAGGTCCAGGGTTCGGAGGTCCAGGATTCGGAGGCCCAGGATTCGGAGGCCCAGGATTCGGAGGCCCGCAAATGCAGCCACATGGCATGCCTAATCAGCAGGCTCCATTTGGAGGAATGCCGCAGCAGCCTTATCAGCCTTTTGATGATGACGATGACGATGACGACGTAATGGGAGCATATATGCCTCAACAGCAAATGCATATGCCATATGGGCAGCAAGGATATGGAGGTCCAGGATATGGCGGCCCAGGATTTGGAGGTCCAGGATATGGCGGCCCAGGATTTGGAGGTCCAGGATTTTGGGGTCCAGGATATGGAGGTCCAGGAGGATATCCGCCGGGCTGTTACCCAGTGTCTCCGCCGATGCCGGGTTACGGCTTTCCTCCGATGCCGGGTTATGGCTTTCCGCCGCAAGTACAGGGAGCATTCAGCGGAGGTCCAAACATGCCACATGGTGTAGCCGGTGCATGGGATCAGGGAATGAACAATCAGCCGCCGGCAGTCAGCCCAGCTATGGATAAAGAAGATTGCGGATGCGGAGGTCCAGGCCAAGGATTTGGAGGACACCAAGGCTATGGCGGAATGCCGGGTCAGTTTGGTCAGGGCGGCCAATATGGCGGAATGCCGGGTCAGTTTGGTCAGGGCGGCCAATATGGCGGAATGCCGGGTCAGTTTGGTCAGGGCGGCCAATATGGCGGAATGCCTGAACAATTTGGCCAGGGCGACCAGTTTGGCGGAATGCCTAAACAGTTTGGCCAGGGCGGCCAGTTTGGCGGAATGCCTGGACAGTTTGGCCAGGGCGGCCAGTTCGGAGGAATGCCTGGACAGTCTGACCAGGGCGGCCAGTTCGGTCAGGACAGCCAATTTGGGATGCCGAGATTTGATGATGAAGACGACGATTAA
- the nadB gene encoding L-aspartate oxidase yields the protein MPQTDVLIIGSGIAALSAAFQLQSSKKVTILTKSSKYESNSMLAQGGIAAAVDKYDSWQSHYEDTMTAGSHHNDPFASELLVRQGTKEVLTLIRGGFQFDKDSNGKLLLGQEGAHRFSRILHAGGDATGKAVVHFLLSQLGKNVEIIEDEMALDLIISGGVCRGVFTRNAKGDIQQHFAGHTILATGGCGSLYKHTSNSSVITGDGLAMAFRAGAVLTDMEFTQFHPTMLLINGQCVGLISEAVRGEGAFLQNENGIRFMEGVHAFGDLAPRDIVARTIFSQMKKGHRIFLNISSIPAFESRFPTISAMCKKYGVSIDEGLIPVAPGMHFLMGGIKTDVDGKTSVGQLYAVGEAACTGVHGANRLASNSLLEGLVFGSRLGVHILNFSQNAIKKTEIVNIRTSRKQDVIFPSEEEIKWMMTNYAAIERSEEGLLIAKCWFEKFLWPISFWDINVNNFTNIEYERMNMLTAGLLIVTSALQRTESRGGHFRTDHPYKDDRLWLKKQILLSKYNTELKNDSEVMEIEFT from the coding sequence CAGCTGTGGATAAATATGACAGCTGGCAGAGTCATTACGAAGATACGATGACGGCGGGATCTCATCATAATGATCCTTTTGCTTCTGAACTGCTTGTAAGACAAGGGACAAAGGAAGTACTCACCCTTATAAGAGGCGGATTTCAATTTGACAAAGATTCAAACGGGAAATTATTGCTTGGACAGGAGGGTGCACACAGATTCAGCAGAATCCTCCATGCAGGCGGAGATGCCACAGGAAAAGCAGTTGTACATTTTTTATTATCGCAGCTAGGTAAAAACGTAGAAATTATTGAAGATGAAATGGCGCTTGATCTCATCATCAGCGGCGGAGTATGCAGAGGAGTGTTTACTCGGAATGCAAAAGGTGACATTCAGCAGCATTTTGCCGGACATACCATTCTCGCTACCGGCGGCTGCGGCAGTCTCTACAAACATACTTCCAATTCAAGCGTCATAACAGGTGACGGACTTGCAATGGCATTTCGAGCAGGTGCTGTCCTCACCGATATGGAATTTACTCAATTTCACCCGACGATGCTTCTGATTAATGGCCAATGTGTAGGGCTTATATCTGAAGCTGTAAGAGGAGAAGGAGCCTTTCTTCAAAATGAGAATGGAATCCGGTTCATGGAAGGTGTTCATGCATTTGGAGATCTTGCTCCAAGGGATATCGTTGCAAGAACTATTTTTTCACAGATGAAAAAAGGACATCGCATTTTCCTTAATATCTCGTCCATTCCAGCCTTTGAAAGCCGCTTTCCAACTATTTCAGCTATGTGTAAAAAATATGGTGTCAGTATAGATGAAGGCTTAATCCCTGTAGCCCCGGGAATGCATTTTCTAATGGGCGGCATTAAAACAGATGTGGATGGAAAAACCTCTGTCGGCCAGTTATATGCTGTAGGAGAGGCTGCTTGTACAGGAGTTCACGGTGCAAACAGGCTGGCAAGCAATTCGCTGCTTGAGGGTCTTGTGTTTGGCAGCCGTCTAGGTGTGCATATCTTAAACTTTTCTCAAAATGCAATTAAAAAAACTGAAATAGTAAACATCAGAACCAGCAGGAAACAGGATGTTATTTTCCCTTCCGAAGAGGAGATAAAATGGATGATGACAAACTATGCTGCCATTGAGCGTTCTGAAGAAGGACTTTTAATTGCGAAATGCTGGTTTGAAAAATTCTTATGGCCAATCTCTTTTTGGGATATCAATGTGAATAACTTCACAAATATAGAATATGAAAGAATGAATATGCTGACAGCAGGCTTGCTTATAGTGACTTCCGCACTGCAGAGAACAGAAAGCAGGGGAGGTCACTTTAGAACAGATCATCCCTATAAAGATGACCGATTATGGCTAAAAAAACAAATTCTTCTTTCTAAATACAATACAGAATTAAAGAATGATTCAGAGGTGATGGAAATTGAATTTACTTAA